GCTCGGGGCGTTTCGGCAGCAGGCTGTCGCCGCTGGAGACGCCGCGCAGCCGGCGCCCGATCCAGGGCAGCAGGAAGGTCTGCGCCCAGCGCAGGTCGCCGGCCAGGTCGGTGAGGCGGCCGGCCGCGACCCGGGCCGGCAGCGGCTCCCGCCACCATCCGGTCGGGCTGTCGTCGGCGAGCAGCCGGGCCCCGTCCAGCCCGAGCGCCTCCAGGGCGGCCGCGGCCACCCGGGCGTGCCCCTCGGGGGTCAGGTGCAGCCGGTCCTCGTGCCACAGCCGCCGGTCACGCAGGGCCGGGGCGGAGCCGATGTCGGCCAGCACGCAGTCGTGCGCAGCGGCGACCCGGCGCACGCAGTCGTTGTACGCGGTGAACCGGCCGATCAGCCGGGCGGTACCGCGCGCCACCTGGTCGCCGGGGGCGCGGGGCGGCCCGATCGTGGTGAACAGCAGCACCTGTGAACCGTTCTCGCGCAGCCGCGCCACGGTCTGCTCGTAGACCGAGAACAGCCGGTCCAGGTCGGCCCGGGGACGCAGCGCGTCGTTGCCGCCGGCGTTGAACGAGACCAGGGCCGGCTTCAGCGCCAGCGCCACCGGCACCTGCTCGGCCACCACCTGGTCGAGCAGCCGGCCGCGGATGGCCAGGTTCGCGTACCGCACCCGGCCGTTCGCGGTGGCCAGGCCGTCGGCGACCCGGTCGGCCCAGCCCCGGTGCCGCCCGTCCGGCCCGAGCTCGTCGTGCAGCCCCTCGGTGAAGGAGTCGCCGAGCGCGACGAAGCTGTCCAGGGACGAGGGGGCGGGCACATCGTCGGGCAGGTCGTCGGGCATGTCGGGGGCTCCTCGCGATTCGGGGGGATCGTCCGGGTGAAACGGATGCCGGCGTGAGGTCACGGGGTGGCGGCCCGGGCGTGCTGGTCCAGTCTGCTCGCCCGCTCGGCCGGGGCCTGCCGTGGGCAGCTGAGGCACGTGCCCATCGGCACCCGGTAGAGCAGGCAGCACGAGCCCCGGTGCACGTAGACCCGGCCGCGCACGTCCAGGTAGCGCGGGGCGGGGCGCAGCCGGCGCGAGCCCGCGGCCACGGCGTCGGCCAGGGGCCGGGGATCGGTGTGCCCGGGCAGGTTGGCCCGCGCGGCGAGCAGGCGGGTGGCCAGGGAGTCGGCGGCGATCGCCCACAACGACTGCGGGGTGGCCCGGCCGACCCCGGCCAGGGCGTCGATCACCGGGGTCAGGGCCTGGTCGAGGTGGGCGCCGAAGGCGGTGGCCCCGGGTTCCAGGGCCGGGCCCGGCACCACCCGGTCGAGGCCCGCGGGGCGGGGGACGAGCCGGATGTCGTCGGGCAGCAGCGAGGCGCCGCGACCGAGCAGGACGAGTTCGTGCACGGCCTGCCCGAGCAGCACCGCGCTGGCGGAGTACCACCAGAGGGTGGCGTTCAGCCGGGGCTCGGCCGAGCCGTAGAAGGCCCCGGTGTCGCGCACCTGGCCGGTCAGCCAGCCGGCGTCGAGCAGCAGGGTGCCCGGGAGCAGGGCGAGGGGTTCGGGCAGACCGCCGGTGCTGGCGACGACCATGCCCGAATCCCCCATCGGTGTAGCTCGGCTCCCTCACGGGTGACGAGGATCACCGGCACGAGGCCAACGACCGTAGCGGTGCAGGTACCCCGTGTTCCGGGCCCTGCACCGCGTACGTCACCCGTGGAGGTGAACAGCCGTGGTGTAGCTGGGTGTAGCTGGTGGAGCTGATGGTGCGGGCAGATCAGCGCGAGTAGTACTCGACGACGAGCTGCTCGTTGCAGGTGACCGGAACCTCTTCGCGCGCGGGCAGGCGAACCAGCCGGGCGTGCAGCTGCGGCAGCAGCACCTCGAGGTACGGCGGGGTGGTGGCCAGCTGGTGGGCACCGGCGGCGGCGACCTGGAACGGCGTCTTGTTCCGGCTACGCGGCGCGACCGCGATCACGTCTTCCGGCTTGACCTGGTACGACGGCTTGTCGACCAGGATGCCGTTGACGGTGATGTGGCGGTGCACGACGGCCTGACGGGCCTGGTAGATCGTGCGGGCGAAGCCGCTGCGCAGCACCAGGGCGTCGAGACGGGTCTCCAGCGAGGTGACCAGCGCCTCACCGGTCTTGCTGGCGCCACGGTGGGCCTTCTCGAAGGCCCGGGCCAGCTGCGTCTCACTGATGTTGTACTGGAAGCGCAGACGCTGCTTCTCGAGCAGACGCACCTTGTAGTCCGAGGTGGACTTGCGCGCCCGGCCGTGGTCGCCCGGCGGGTAGGGGCGCTGCTCGAAGTACTTCACGCACTTCGGCGTCAGGGGGATGCCGAGGGCGCGAGACAACTTCGCCTTGGGACGGGGGTTATTCACTGACTGATCTCCACGGTAGATTAGGTAAGGCTTACCTATGTTGCTGGAGGCGCAAGTGGACACCCGCACGCACACCCCCACCCGCCCGTCACAGGCGGAAAGAGCTCGAACTGTTCTGGCCGCGGCCGCCTCGGTGTCGGTCCGGTGGGACGGCGGTCGCGTCGACCTTCTCGGGTGTCATCACGACGACCCGTTGGGCGACGTGATCCTAACGCTAGAGACGAGCAGCACGTTAGCTCGGGCAGCGCAGGCCGCCCGAGGAACTTCCGAGGAAGATATCGCAGTCACCGTCGAGCTTACCGAACTCTGCGCGGTCTCCGTACGCGACCGGGTGCGTTCACGCGTCTGCCTGGGCGGCTGGATGTCGATTTCCCACCCGGTCAGGCCAGGCCGGACGGCCTCGGCCGGCTCCGTCGGCCTGCGGGTCGAGGTGGCCGAGGTGATGCTGGAGGAGGACGGGCACAACGACTGGGTGACCGTGGAGGACTACCGCGGCAGCGAGCCCGACCCGCTGCACCTGGGCGCCGCCGAGCAGCTCCAGCACCTGGTGGCCCACCACCCCGACGCGGTGGTCACGCTCTCCCGGCTGTGCGACCAGGAGGCCATGCTGGGTGTGGTCCGGGTGCTGCCGATCGCCCTGGACCGCTACGGGATCGTGCTGCGGGTGGAGAAACTGCGTGAGCACCGCGACGTGCGGCTGCCGTTCCGCCGCCGGGTCGACACCGGCACCGAGGCGGCCGCCGAACTGCGGCACCTGCTGGCCGAGGGCAGCCGGAGGCGCCCCTGCGCCCGCTGAGCCAGGGCTGGGCGACTGCTGGGTGACTGGCGAGTAACGGAGGGCTACGCTGGGGCGACCGTGTTCGCACGACGCCGACGGGGGTCAGCGATGTCAGTCGAGAACCCGAAGTTCGTCACGCTGCTCCACGAGCAGATCGGTCACGAGTTCACCGCCATGCAGCAGTACGTGGCCCTGGCGGTGTGGTTCGACGCACACGACCTGCCGCAGCTGGCCGGGTTCTTCTACCGGCAGTCGCTGGAGGAGCGCACCCACGCGATGATGATGGTGCGCTACCTGCTGGACCGCGACGTGCCGCCGCACGTGCCCGGGATCGGCGAGGTCCGCAACGACTTCTCGGCGCCCACCGAGCTGGTCGCGCTGGCCCTGGCGCAGGAGCAGAGGGTGACCACCCAGATCGAGGCGCTCTTCAAGGCCGCCCGCGACCGGGGGGACTTCCTCGGCGAGCAGTTCGTGCTCTGGTTCCTCAAGGAGCAGGTGGAGGAGGTGTCGTCGATGCAGACCCTGCTGACCATCTGCGAGCGGGCCGGCGACGACTACTTCAAGATCGAGGACTTCGTCGCCCGGGAGACCGGCGACGGCCCGGACGACCCGTCGGCCCCACCGGTCGCCGGGGGCTCCCGGTAACCGTTCACGCACCAGGGGTTTCCCGCACGGCAGGTGGGTGAACGACGGGCGCGGCGTCTGCGATGCTGTCCGCCCGCTCGTTCCTCGTCCCGCTCCAGATCCCGCGTGAAGGAAGCCCGATGACCGACCGCTCCGCCCTGAGCCCGCACGACTCCACCGCCCCCACCCTCCCGTTCTCCGCCGGCGTGCGCACCGGCAACACCGTGCAGGTCTCCGGCCAGGGGCCGGTCGATCCGGAGACCGGGCACTACGTGTCGCCCGGCGACGTGCGGGCGCAGACCGTGCGGGTGCTGAAGAACGTGGAGGCGGTGCTGGAGGCCGGCGGCGCGGGGTTCGACGACGTGATCATGCTGCGGGTCTACCTGACCACCCGTGACCACTTCAGCGCGATGAACGAGGCGTACGCCGACTACCTGACCGCGCGCTGCCCGTCCGGTGTGCTCCCCTCCCGCACCACGGTGATGGTCGGGCTGCCGCACCCGGACATGCTGGTCGAGATCGACGCCCTGGCCGTCGTCGCCTGAACCTGCTGGACTGACCGGATGCCGCTGCTGACCTCGCTGTGCCGGCCGGACGGCCCGGACCTCCCCGACGCGGTCCGGGTCGGCGACGTGACGATGAGCCGGGAGCACCTGCTGGCCGCGGCCGGCGCGGTCGCCGGGCGGGTGGCCGGCGCGCCGGTGGTGGCGGTCGAGGCCGCCGCCGACGCCCGCGCCGTGACCGCCCTGGTCGGCTGCCTGCTGGCCGGGGTGCCGGTGGTGCCGGTACCGCCCGACAGCGGCGACACCGAGCGGGCGCACCTGCTGCGCGACTCCGGGGCCGTGCTCACCCTGGGCCCGGGCGACGTGGACCTGGGGGCCCGGGGCACCGGCACCCTCCCGGAGCCGGACCCGGCCGGCACCGCGCTGATCCTCTACACCAGCGGCACGACCGGCGCGCCCAAGGGCGTGCCGGTCACCCGCGCCGCGATCGCCGCCTGCCTCGACGCGCTGGCCGCGGCCTGGGACTGGACGCCGGACGACACCCTGGTGCACGGCCTGCCGGTCTTCCACGTGCACGGCCTGGTGCTGGGCCTGCTCGGGCCGCTGCGTCACGGCTCCCGGCTGGTGCACACCGTGCGCCCGGCCCCGGCCGGGTACGCCCGGGCCGCACTGGAGCACGGCGGCTCGCTGTTCTTCGGTGTGCCCACCGTCTGGTCGCGCACCGTCGCCGATCCGGCTTCCGCCGCCGCCCTGGCCCGCGCCCGCCTGCTGGTGTCGGGCAGCGCCCCGCTGCCCGCGCCGGTGTTCGCCCGCGTCGAGGCCCTCACCGGGCACCGGCCGGTGGAGCGCTACGGGATGACCGAGACGCTGATCACGGTCAGCGGCCGGGCCGGCGGCGAGCGCCGCCCCGGGCAGGTCGGGCTGCCCCTGCACGGCACCCGCACCCGGCTGGTGGACGACGAGGGCACGGTCCTGCCCCACGACGGCGAGGCCGTCGGCGAGCTCCAGGTGCAGGGCCCGACGGTGTTCGGCGGATACCTGAACCAGCCGGCCGGCCAGGCCCCCACGTTCACCGCGGACGGCTGGTTCCGCACCGGCGACGTCGCCACGGTCGGTGCGGACGGCTGGCACCGGATCGTCGGTCGGGCCTCGACCGACCTGATCAAGAGCGGCGGCTTCCGGATCGGCGCCGGGGAGATCGAGGACGTCCTGCTCACCCTCGACGGCGTGCGGGAGGTGGCGGCGGTCGGCGTGCCGGACCCCGACCTGGGCGAGCGGGTGCGGGTTTTCGTGGTCGCCGACGGGCTGAGCGAGCAGCAGGTGATCGACCACGTGGCCGGGCGGCTGTCGGTGCACAAGCGCCCGCGCGAGGTGGTGTTCACCGATTCCCTGCCGCGCAACGCGATGGGCAAGGTGGTGAAGCAACTGCTGCGGTGAGGCGTCCGGCAGGTGATCGCTATGCTCCGCGTATGTGAAGGACATCGCCATCTTCTCCGGCAGCGCGCACACCGAGCTGGCCGAGGAGATCTGCCAGTACCTGTCCGTGCCGCTGCTCCCCTCCCGCACCTCACGGTTCGCGAACGACTGCCTGGAGGTCCAGCTCCAGGCCAACTGCCGGGAACGTGACGTCTACCTGATCCAGCCGCTGGTGCCGCCGGTCCAGGAGAACCTGGTCGAGCTGCTCCTGCTGCTCGACGCCGCCCGGGGCGCCTCGGCCGCGCGCACCACCGTGGTGATGCCGCACTACGCCTACGCGCGCTCGGACAAGAAGGACGCGCCGCGGATCTCGATCGGCGGCCGGATGGTGGCCGACCTGCTGACCACGGCCGGCGCCGGGCGGGTACTCACCATGACCCTGCACTCGCCGCAGGTGCACGGCTTCTTCAGCGTGCCGGTCGACCACCTGCACGCCCTGCGCGAGCTGGCCGCCCACTTCCAGGGCGGCGACCTGTCCAACACCGTGGTGGTCTCGCCCGACCTGGGCAACGCCAAGGCCGCCACGGCGTTCGCGCGGATCCTCGGGGTGCCGGTCGCGGCCGGCGCCAAGCAGCGCTTCTCCGACGACCAGGTGGTGATCACCGACATCATCGGCGACGTGACCGGGCGCGACGTGATCGTGCTGGACGACGAGATCGCCAAGGGCAGCACCGTTTTCGAGCTTCTGGAGCGGCTGCGGGAGCGGGACGCCCGGCAGATCCGGGTGGCCTGCACGCACGGGCTGTTCTCGTCGAACGCGCTGGACCGGCTCCAGGCCCAGGAGGACGTGCTGGAGGTGGTCTGCACCAACACCGTGCCGATCGGCAAGGAGAAACGGGTGCCCAAGCTGGAGGTGCTCTCGATCGCGCCGGCGATGGCCGAGGCGATCCGCCGCATCCACAACGGTGAGTCGGTCTCGTCGCTGTTCCACTGAGAACGTCCCACAAAAAATGGTGGACGACGGTGAGCCCGATCGGGCTCACCGTCGTCCACCATTTTGCCGCCCGTTTGGGTGAGCGTTCAACCTTCCCGCGCGTTCCGGAGGGTCGAAAGGTACGATGGGTGCATGGCGGAACCACGGTGGCTGGATCAGGACGAGCACCACACCTGGCGCTCGTACCTGGCTGCGACCAGGCTGCTCGCGGCCCAGCTCGACCGGGAGCTGCAACACGACTCCGGTATCCCGCACACCTACTACGAGATCCTGGTGCGGCTGTCCGAGTCGCCCGGGCGGCGGCTGCGGATGAGCGACCTGGCCGACGTCAGCGAGTCCTCCCGCAGCCGGCTCTCGCACGCCGTGGCCCGGCTCGTGGCCAACGGCTGGGTGGAGCGGGAGAGCTGCCCCACCGACCGGCGCGGCGCCTTCGCCGTGCTCACCGACGCCGGTCTCGACGCGCTCAGCGGCGCCGCGCCCGCGCACCTGGCCGGCGTTCGCACCCACCTGTTCGACCGGCTCAGCCGGGAGCAGGTGGTGCAGCTCGGCGAGATCACCGACGCCATCCTGTCCGGCCTGCGGGAGAGCTGCGAGGAGGTCGAGCGGGAGTGCTCGGCCCGCGAGCACGAGACCGGGCTGGTGCCCGGCGCACCGTCCGGGCAGGTGGCCTGACCCACCGCCCGGTCAGTTCCGGCCCGATTGGCGCCGTTTCGGCCCCGCCGCGCTCACCACTCCCGGTCTGGCCGACTCTTCCCGATCGTCCGGCCGACGCTTGCGCCCGAGCCGGACATCTCGGCGGGTGACGGCGGATCCGGCCCGGTGGGTCGTGGACCGGGCCGCGGGCGCGGCCTAGCGTTCCCGCCGTGACAGTGCTTCCCGGGCGCCCCCAGCCCTCCGGCCTCGCCGTGATCGCGCCGCGCGAGCCGGAGATCGCCGAGCCGATCGCGCAGACCCTGGCCCGGCCGGCCACGATCCGCAGCATCCACCGGCCGGTGGTCGCGCTGGCCGACGGCACCTGTCTCGGCTACCAGGCCACCGTGCGGATCGGCGACTGGGCCGCCCGCTCGGCCGCACCGTACTTCGAGGCCGCGGCGCAGGCCGGGCTGTCCGGCCAGCTCGGCGCCCTCGCCCTCCAGGCCGCCCTGCGCGAGCGGTCCACGCTGCCGGACGACAAGTTCCTCGCGGTCGAGATGGACGCCGACGCCCTGACCCACCGCGACGTCACCGGGGTGCTCGACCGGGCGGGCGAGATCAGTGACCTGGTGCTGAGTCTCATCACCCCGCACCTCACCCCCGGGCACCCGGCGATCGACGTGATGTCCGGGTTGCGCGCCCGTGGCCTGCTGCTGGCCGCCGGCACCGGCCCGGCCGGGCTGGACGACCTGATGGCCCTGGAGCACCTGGTGCCCGACCTGATCCGGGTGCCTGCCGGGCTGGTCCGCGACCTGCACCGGCACCCGCTGCGCCGGCGGCTGGTGGAGAACGTGGTCGACCTGGCCGAGGAGCTCGGGGCCGCGGTGCTGGCCGAGGACGTCGAGAGCCTGGACGAGGCCGGGGCGCTGCGCGGCTGCGGCGTCCGGCTCGGGTCGGGCTGGCTGTTCGGGCGCGCCCGGCCGGGTTTCACGCCGCCGTCGCCGGAGGTCTGCGAGTGGCTGCGGATCTGGGACAGCCGGCCGGGCCTGGTGCCCCGCCCCTCCGACGGGGTCGGTGGGCGCTACATCGACCTGGGCTCCGTGGGCGATCCGGTCGAGGTGCGCGCCGACGTCACCGACGAGGACGGGCCACGGCTGCTCTGAGGTTCACACCCGCAGGGCCCACATCGCCACCGCCGCGGCCGCCGCGACGTTCAGCGAGTCCACGCCCCCGGCCATCGGGATGGTGACGGCCCGGTCGGCGTGCTCCAGGGTGACCCGGCTGAGCCCGTCGCCCTCGGTGCCGAGCACCAGCGCCACCTTCTCCGGGGCGCTCGCGGCGAACTCGTCCAGACTCACCGCGCCCGGGCCGAGAGCCAGGGCCGCCACCTGGAAACCGGCGTCCTGCACCTGCTTCATGCCCCCGGGCCACGGATCGATGCGGGTCCACGGCACCTGGAAGACGGTGCCCATCGACACCCGCACGGCCCGGCGGTAGAACGGGTCGGCGCAGCGCGGGGTCACCAGCACCGCGTCGGCGCCGATGCCGGCGACGCTGCGGAAGATCGCGCCGACGTTCGTGTGGTCCACGATGTTCTCGAGAACCACGACCCGGCGGGCGTTCTCGAGGACCTGCGCGACCGGCGGCAGCTCCGGCCGGTGCATCGCCGCGATCGCGCCGCGGTGCACGTGGAACCCGGTGATCGACTCGATCAGGTCGATCGGGC
The Kineosporia corallincola DNA segment above includes these coding regions:
- a CDS encoding SGNH/GDSL hydrolase family protein yields the protein MPDDLPDDVPAPSSLDSFVALGDSFTEGLHDELGPDGRHRGWADRVADGLATANGRVRYANLAIRGRLLDQVVAEQVPVALALKPALVSFNAGGNDALRPRADLDRLFSVYEQTVARLRENGSQVLLFTTIGPPRAPGDQVARGTARLIGRFTAYNDCVRRVAAAHDCVLADIGSAPALRDRRLWHEDRLHLTPEGHARVAAAALEALGLDGARLLADDSPTGWWREPLPARVAAGRLTDLAGDLRWAQTFLLPWIGRRLRGVSSGDSLLPKRPELIEITAARP
- a CDS encoding (2Fe-2S)-binding protein, translating into MVVASTGGLPEPLALLPGTLLLDAGWLTGQVRDTGAFYGSAEPRLNATLWWYSASAVLLGQAVHELVLLGRGASLLPDDIRLVPRPAGLDRVVPGPALEPGATAFGAHLDQALTPVIDALAGVGRATPQSLWAIAADSLATRLLAARANLPGHTDPRPLADAVAAGSRRLRPAPRYLDVRGRVYVHRGSCCLLYRVPMGTCLSCPRQAPAERASRLDQHARAATP
- the rpsD gene encoding 30S ribosomal protein S4, encoding MNNPRPKAKLSRALGIPLTPKCVKYFEQRPYPPGDHGRARKSTSDYKVRLLEKQRLRFQYNISETQLARAFEKAHRGASKTGEALVTSLETRLDALVLRSGFARTIYQARQAVVHRHITVNGILVDKPSYQVKPEDVIAVAPRSRNKTPFQVAAAGAHQLATTPPYLEVLLPQLHARLVRLPAREEVPVTCNEQLVVEYYSR
- a CDS encoding DUF2470 domain-containing protein, giving the protein MSISHPVRPGRTASAGSVGLRVEVAEVMLEEDGHNDWVTVEDYRGSEPDPLHLGAAEQLQHLVAHHPDAVVTLSRLCDQEAMLGVVRVLPIALDRYGIVLRVEKLREHRDVRLPFRRRVDTGTEAAAELRHLLAEGSRRRPCAR
- a CDS encoding ferritin yields the protein MSVENPKFVTLLHEQIGHEFTAMQQYVALAVWFDAHDLPQLAGFFYRQSLEERTHAMMMVRYLLDRDVPPHVPGIGEVRNDFSAPTELVALALAQEQRVTTQIEALFKAARDRGDFLGEQFVLWFLKEQVEEVSSMQTLLTICERAGDDYFKIEDFVARETGDGPDDPSAPPVAGGSR
- a CDS encoding RidA family protein, which codes for MTDRSALSPHDSTAPTLPFSAGVRTGNTVQVSGQGPVDPETGHYVSPGDVRAQTVRVLKNVEAVLEAGGAGFDDVIMLRVYLTTRDHFSAMNEAYADYLTARCPSGVLPSRTTVMVGLPHPDMLVEIDALAVVA
- a CDS encoding AMP-binding protein gives rise to the protein MPLLTSLCRPDGPDLPDAVRVGDVTMSREHLLAAAGAVAGRVAGAPVVAVEAAADARAVTALVGCLLAGVPVVPVPPDSGDTERAHLLRDSGAVLTLGPGDVDLGARGTGTLPEPDPAGTALILYTSGTTGAPKGVPVTRAAIAACLDALAAAWDWTPDDTLVHGLPVFHVHGLVLGLLGPLRHGSRLVHTVRPAPAGYARAALEHGGSLFFGVPTVWSRTVADPASAAALARARLLVSGSAPLPAPVFARVEALTGHRPVERYGMTETLITVSGRAGGERRPGQVGLPLHGTRTRLVDDEGTVLPHDGEAVGELQVQGPTVFGGYLNQPAGQAPTFTADGWFRTGDVATVGADGWHRIVGRASTDLIKSGGFRIGAGEIEDVLLTLDGVREVAAVGVPDPDLGERVRVFVVADGLSEQQVIDHVAGRLSVHKRPREVVFTDSLPRNAMGKVVKQLLR
- a CDS encoding ribose-phosphate diphosphokinase; the protein is MKDIAIFSGSAHTELAEEICQYLSVPLLPSRTSRFANDCLEVQLQANCRERDVYLIQPLVPPVQENLVELLLLLDAARGASAARTTVVMPHYAYARSDKKDAPRISIGGRMVADLLTTAGAGRVLTMTLHSPQVHGFFSVPVDHLHALRELAAHFQGGDLSNTVVVSPDLGNAKAATAFARILGVPVAAGAKQRFSDDQVVITDIIGDVTGRDVIVLDDEIAKGSTVFELLERLRERDARQIRVACTHGLFSSNALDRLQAQEDVLEVVCTNTVPIGKEKRVPKLEVLSIAPAMAEAIRRIHNGESVSSLFH
- a CDS encoding MarR family winged helix-turn-helix transcriptional regulator, translating into MAEPRWLDQDEHHTWRSYLAATRLLAAQLDRELQHDSGIPHTYYEILVRLSESPGRRLRMSDLADVSESSRSRLSHAVARLVANGWVERESCPTDRRGAFAVLTDAGLDALSGAAPAHLAGVRTHLFDRLSREQVVQLGEITDAILSGLRESCEEVERECSAREHETGLVPGAPSGQVA
- a CDS encoding EAL domain-containing protein; its protein translation is MTVLPGRPQPSGLAVIAPREPEIAEPIAQTLARPATIRSIHRPVVALADGTCLGYQATVRIGDWAARSAAPYFEAAAQAGLSGQLGALALQAALRERSTLPDDKFLAVEMDADALTHRDVTGVLDRAGEISDLVLSLITPHLTPGHPAIDVMSGLRARGLLLAAGTGPAGLDDLMALEHLVPDLIRVPAGLVRDLHRHPLRRRLVENVVDLAEELGAAVLAEDVESLDEAGALRGCGVRLGSGWLFGRARPGFTPPSPEVCEWLRIWDSRPGLVPRPSDGVGGRYIDLGSVGDPVEVRADVTDEDGPRLL
- a CDS encoding TrmH family RNA methyltransferase; this encodes MTLIHLDDPHDERLADYVSLTDVVLRTRLEPAGGLYMAESEKVIRRAMRAGHRPRSMVLAQNWRPSLDDLVADVQAAGAPVFTGPIDLIESITGFHVHRGAIAAMHRPELPPVAQVLENARRVVVLENIVDHTNVGAIFRSVAGIGADAVLVTPRCADPFYRRAVRVSMGTVFQVPWTRIDPWPGGMKQVQDAGFQVAALALGPGAVSLDEFAASAPEKVALVLGTEGDGLSRVTLEHADRAVTIPMAGGVDSLNVAAAAAVAMWALRV